A DNA window from Anaerocolumna sp. AGMB13020 contains the following coding sequences:
- a CDS encoding glycine rich domain-containing protein gives MLGKKGSAVVAGTKSGNASIWPVTHPVFIVKFYPTKISTASDDGYSDTLKTIKKVIPYTGTDSLWICSNTLSEYLYRQNFNTKEQVYLARRTSINGSLKLNGGKNDPETTGRIVYFDSSHRTNVNPAKDGVFYQKVLGLFIKNNRNFLSLSKDPEFNNLLTKPSSSKVSDSLKVWSFITDTNTKGSDKDGWTYTVDIKKNMEEFMNYNSLPTEFLTSSWELEGMVTYNTNGLDNNDNLKKYSITAIEELDLRYLDLLMTLNAISNNRTYWQNGIKSYMTDNKGAATLSITHGMVARMESLSTKGGDVEPATVFVSSNDLTQTAYNVKKDNNLSTKDGVEKVAKYTNSKVYNTRLKKAVELSGSKTYKSTGIYSTAIISRILSEEVRKIKDSKLVWGDSYNDAELIKLLKFQIKDASPWYGTNWALEPPIFSSVNYKAILRTDSTDFNKIKGKNGPLYSASTKSINLIKYYELTDPSKKYENTVTTNDVVSTQVSLNAIDSKGKKAGDTNEWKDFIKRNGIKNFKVKVVLYRDNGGSDFKAVGKLTQIHTGSKTWCTSDSWKAYTADAMLKLLEGNEPIDTWVDPSIASMELDKKKGEVPVNYAARVYIKYQAKDKKWYYTSGKEVESKESLSISSVLTKIPDVRESNKVTHTYFWTTPTITPTPSGSITPTPTIDIEVDYPSDSWSSRVPSLAYAEIKEGTIYNETFEAMAGVPSTRTLYFSSGGNEFMADLQVDYEHDTTATREYITHYNGTECEYKENDKLIGGTGKYSENLTFVGDSTGKTISKSVTAESSQIATPEGNNSGNITVSGHTGETTLWAQWSGSIDNGTQEPSDIGSFDAGKAGSPCKGKDYDVGKLRTKADPSTDWKVDAYNNALKQATKWATDMEGTNSSYTVQKIADSDGQVRQYKVGNAVITITLTGGSNGYSNTTQRSYGGGTYSSSSASAASLNSNDKGKLGSGWGWSPGTLGSGSGYSDCGHGHGATGWHTAPVAAVPPDKNGNGGKPAVPGVEHSHNCGDFNEAKDITQGASGTINYTIKVTFQNGTLTSNNSDGNSADVAATAKTGLSSLPAHALCGPCCDHDLPAIEDVWTQDLTYDTIKITKSNVYKLQNGYVTEMSDITYDGEDKIIAGITQGDPNIFYNIAAYNNPAYNKDKKLTNGSQIGRIRYSLQEAQGDKVYYEEMSNGEYKRTNKCDGLAKIQSQVNPAPPAKTGHELGYASGILYSNGKTAGFGTAPAVNITTEDFVSDNTATVTTPKTAYGNKLDSRDLKTEEWKRFYTRRTQLVTATVISDMLILQTSSGDQSPVYYEENTKAVKAQEDFNSLQASGDVEKASSQEQVDAKWNKMWTNNATTFAKATDTVVNVGSYNGKYNQTSSKYKGTGNNAIISTRFDNDLSVFSSPKDELGLARVTSNQTFTRPAYGTTNIASPGKAQARMNREKDLLLFVDKIKQDPTNSNEKYITGDSYIFYIPVLKYKVVGDLIVTVPEDAGQIKDAGEGEYYDDDGSGGDGDEISEAFEEEESDILIEAGYDYGPGLLYESKYSAYDDNSDYKVNDFIVLNAVAAQDAMIVKSEVEDQRTEEGIVKDAIETLKALEKCPGTPALCEYRALNCKYTLDTTSLSFNLDKIETENVYDDDASGTTDEYITNNIVNTDGAHTTYKLPEGFTLTSGDETYSGFGTGQFLKVAGAGTSLHFSYNDCKIYLTPTSRVRISADIYIPAATAPNTMLFSMGSVGLYLPANTGSPAFITSTGEKRTSSVNILGRKVKVVATFSLGSLYDCELSIDGTKVITQITAGLTEAQIAAAAIDESMRGDGLNIGCWEYNTSYATNFYTDNIVITRCGGTLEHTASCYTTYKQANPVYQDLYNGIPIKKDSTKVTSIDWTGIFNDGSYGIVSNYSKHVHEFSCLNIGSEGYQIALAEAKAGNWTALKKELGTDLFQKVVTQFNINDTNIPEGMLTKTYNGKLWGRVYYHDSTTGQYFANDTEVLNTNSTFKYSCLNQIQNLKTGSKYEFMLYYPENGQTNIWKQTNRPQDELETNSDGSQSAAGYEAVAIQMNDNFWGGLVKSTSGASLLDGSTYHDNWWYAIGSYAPYVTATGIPGGNNTIVNKVELWMAIGTSSGVSNVDSNTSKTAVLDTETEKVTQVPTVPSGTAYNFGYTGSYQIFTAPTAGTYTFETWGAQASGYYSGLGGYSKGNYTLASGQQVYIYVGGQYGYNGGGTSSGNGDINATTYGGGATDIRVGGSSLNNRVIVAGGGGGGNYSGSWYSGTGGNYASASYSLGQGQDYSHACSNYVGAGGGGYYGGAASSDGASYGGQGGSGYIGGVTNGSMTSGTRSGNGYATITLLSGETVSSYDTIITNNTVQNPTGVVKAGQTYTYGYTGGVQAITLPAGTYQLEAFGAAGGGNTASGTSRGSRGGKGGYTAGTVTLKETTTLYIYVGEKGNTDTGTAAGGWNGGGNAVWASTTKMGAGGGATDFRITAGNWNDFNSLKSRILVAGGGGGSDDTGEASGAYHSKQPGTYSTPLANDNDETGGAGGGINGGGAVTSGYEANYGYGTQTGGGTAAAGGVNGGFGYGGANTNSAADYGGGGGGYYGGASGGGAYQGGAGGSSYVSGYTGCDTTYRANQKYAAFTNVTLQQGVRAGNGYARVTVLDVKTIPEDNELFNFIKANMNLIPDKVTTDGVTIVNPIWNCKTRNNTGISYTEQTILTCTEPHHSSGHYDYASDICWDPCGKDDNHKHTKLEVIDANGTKVQQATYITLDNFFKIYYPNAGDFMGNDSYGILQPSVYRGKGYKQGMDTTEWTREKYVKFDFDVLYERRGVWESYAAGNWIPLEIIDASTTRKYALTGGTKLTIDGNTYVFDRANGLLQCNGGSTTLIEGNNMAVMNGKIFVWNNDGTVNVSDPCKEYNFYCLLENNEHACVEAQFAVEGINYDGQSTTEEPYTGNDSYEEEYDIYYYGNTYSTNKDRFSDFTSNHTAAKMAYLDVIGRIGNLIVEDSDDMRFSNYFKKSIAETNEDWLVQGIISRVDSSISEHYLSWHRNTAGYPLAVDVRGEQVSKEKGYYNTWGAQEWTTKAESNGLSLSADKNSKSILQAEQLKLGYNVLFDVTTMGDYNQYLQVIPYFYALNKTSGELTPVDVYINNDGNTQPINYFGLYSEYMDDSGNYKEGYDTLADKLYKYTMYLNWTEEATRRNYTAGGKEASNTDAVRDYFIEPVRDAEGEITTYKYLTVPFGNFYNLGTLQCLQPGVRARTFVGGSQVSAIKEQASRLGITTNGINGGIETNLDDEFVSEMFYHQAQRWHLSIGVPSSSTFVAYREKGIHLAPEDNWYVASYVEEGVVKTKQYSKAFLTANVAEKEYDVGTAFLISGTEYTITSEYQAGKEFNDNDDYVILMTADIKAIGDEWNLKYSTGNDNGYITVDGTTYTFDGTIPTFIAAYDTKSSLVDISIQHTH, from the coding sequence GTGTTAGGTAAAAAGGGTTCAGCAGTTGTTGCAGGTACAAAAAGCGGTAACGCGTCTATTTGGCCTGTAACACATCCTGTCTTTATAGTGAAATTTTATCCGACAAAAATTTCAACAGCAAGTGATGACGGTTATAGTGATACATTAAAAACCATAAAAAAAGTTATACCTTACACTGGAACTGATTCGTTATGGATATGTTCGAATACTTTGTCAGAATACTTGTATCGGCAGAACTTTAATACAAAGGAACAGGTGTATTTAGCAAGGAGAACCAGCATAAATGGCTCATTAAAGCTAAATGGAGGCAAAAATGATCCGGAAACTACCGGTAGAATTGTGTATTTTGATTCCAGTCATAGAACAAATGTGAATCCTGCCAAGGACGGAGTATTTTATCAAAAGGTACTAGGACTTTTTATCAAAAATAATCGCAATTTTCTGTCACTTTCCAAAGATCCTGAATTTAATAATTTATTAACGAAACCTTCCAGTTCAAAAGTAAGTGACTCTTTAAAAGTATGGTCTTTTATAACTGATACAAATACAAAAGGGTCAGATAAAGACGGGTGGACTTATACCGTAGATATTAAAAAGAATATGGAAGAGTTTATGAATTATAATTCTTTACCAACAGAGTTTTTAACTTCAAGCTGGGAACTAGAGGGCATGGTAACTTATAATACAAATGGTCTCGATAATAATGATAATTTAAAAAAATATAGCATAACAGCAATAGAAGAATTAGACTTGAGATATTTAGACCTATTAATGACATTAAATGCTATTTCCAATAACAGAACGTATTGGCAGAATGGTATAAAGAGTTATATGACGGATAACAAAGGAGCAGCAACTCTTTCCATTACCCATGGTATGGTTGCAAGAATGGAAAGCCTAAGTACAAAAGGTGGAGATGTAGAGCCGGCAACTGTTTTTGTTTCCAGTAATGACCTCACTCAAACTGCCTATAATGTGAAAAAGGATAACAATCTATCTACGAAAGATGGCGTTGAGAAAGTCGCAAAATATACTAATAGTAAGGTATATAATACCAGATTAAAAAAGGCGGTTGAATTATCAGGTTCAAAAACTTATAAGAGTACTGGTATTTATTCCACAGCTATCATAAGCCGTATTCTATCAGAGGAAGTAAGAAAGATAAAAGACAGTAAACTGGTTTGGGGAGATTCTTATAATGATGCAGAATTAATAAAACTTCTTAAATTCCAGATTAAGGATGCCTCGCCTTGGTATGGAACAAACTGGGCTTTAGAACCACCTATTTTCAGTTCCGTTAATTATAAGGCTATCTTAAGAACAGATTCAACGGATTTTAATAAAATTAAAGGAAAAAATGGGCCATTATATAGTGCATCAACAAAAAGTATAAATTTAATAAAATATTATGAGTTAACAGATCCTAGTAAGAAATATGAGAATACGGTAACAACAAATGATGTTGTTAGTACTCAAGTCTCTTTGAACGCAATAGACAGCAAAGGGAAAAAAGCAGGTGACACAAATGAATGGAAGGATTTTATTAAGAGGAATGGTATCAAGAATTTTAAAGTAAAAGTTGTACTGTACAGAGATAATGGAGGTTCAGATTTTAAAGCTGTAGGTAAATTGACGCAAATTCATACTGGTTCAAAAACCTGGTGTACCTCGGATAGCTGGAAGGCTTATACAGCAGATGCTATGTTAAAATTATTGGAGGGGAATGAGCCTATTGATACATGGGTGGATCCTTCCATTGCATCCATGGAATTGGATAAGAAGAAAGGAGAAGTACCTGTTAACTATGCCGCCAGAGTATATATCAAGTATCAGGCAAAGGATAAAAAGTGGTATTACACCTCTGGAAAAGAAGTTGAGAGCAAGGAGAGTTTATCAATAAGCAGTGTACTTACCAAAATACCTGATGTAAGAGAAAGTAATAAGGTTACGCATACATATTTTTGGACTACGCCTACAATAACCCCCACACCATCAGGTTCTATCACACCTACCCCTACTATAGATATTGAAGTAGATTATCCATCAGATTCCTGGTCCTCAAGGGTGCCTTCTCTGGCTTATGCGGAGATAAAGGAAGGAACTATTTATAACGAAACCTTTGAGGCAATGGCTGGTGTTCCTTCCACCAGAACCTTGTATTTTTCCTCCGGCGGCAATGAGTTCATGGCTGACCTGCAGGTGGACTATGAGCATGATACCACAGCTACCAGAGAGTACATCACTCATTACAACGGAACAGAATGCGAATATAAGGAAAATGACAAGTTAATAGGAGGCACAGGCAAGTATTCCGAAAATCTGACCTTTGTAGGAGATTCGACAGGTAAAACAATCAGCAAGTCTGTAACAGCTGAATCCTCTCAGATTGCAACACCTGAAGGCAACAATTCCGGCAACATTACTGTTAGCGGTCATACCGGAGAAACCACCTTATGGGCACAATGGTCAGGCAGTATAGACAATGGGACCCAGGAACCATCGGATATCGGAAGCTTTGATGCCGGGAAAGCCGGTTCACCCTGTAAGGGAAAGGATTATGACGTAGGAAAGCTTAGAACGAAAGCAGACCCCTCTACAGACTGGAAGGTCGATGCTTACAATAATGCATTGAAGCAGGCCACAAAGTGGGCAACGGATATGGAAGGCACCAACAGCAGCTATACTGTTCAGAAAATTGCAGACAGTGACGGTCAGGTCAGACAGTATAAGGTAGGAAATGCCGTTATTACAATTACTTTAACCGGGGGAAGTAATGGATACTCCAATACGACCCAAAGAAGCTATGGCGGCGGGACTTATTCTTCCTCCAGTGCTTCAGCAGCTTCTTTAAATAGCAATGACAAAGGAAAATTAGGCAGTGGCTGGGGATGGAGCCCCGGTACCTTAGGATCGGGAAGTGGTTACTCTGATTGTGGTCATGGTCACGGAGCAACAGGCTGGCATACAGCACCGGTAGCAGCTGTTCCACCAGATAAGAACGGGAACGGTGGTAAGCCTGCGGTTCCGGGTGTTGAACACTCACATAACTGTGGTGACTTTAATGAGGCCAAGGATATTACGCAAGGTGCTTCCGGTACAATTAATTATACGATCAAAGTGACCTTCCAAAATGGTACCCTTACCTCAAACAATTCCGATGGGAATTCTGCCGATGTGGCAGCAACTGCCAAGACCGGGCTTTCAAGCTTACCGGCACATGCTTTATGCGGTCCTTGCTGTGACCATGATCTGCCGGCTATTGAAGATGTTTGGACCCAGGACCTAACCTATGATACTATTAAGATAACAAAGAGTAATGTTTACAAGCTTCAGAATGGTTATGTCACTGAAATGTCAGATATCACATATGACGGAGAAGATAAAATCATTGCCGGCATAACGCAGGGTGACCCGAATATCTTTTACAACATAGCAGCCTATAATAATCCGGCTTATAATAAAGATAAGAAATTGACAAACGGCTCACAGATCGGCAGAATCCGATATTCGCTGCAGGAAGCGCAAGGGGATAAGGTGTATTATGAAGAAATGTCAAACGGAGAATATAAGAGAACGAATAAATGCGATGGTCTAGCGAAGATACAGAGCCAGGTGAACCCGGCTCCACCGGCCAAGACAGGACATGAACTGGGGTATGCCTCCGGTATATTATATAGTAACGGCAAGACCGCAGGCTTTGGAACAGCGCCGGCAGTAAATATAACCACAGAAGACTTTGTATCAGATAATACTGCAACGGTTACCACACCCAAAACCGCTTATGGAAATAAACTGGATTCCAGGGATCTTAAGACAGAGGAATGGAAGCGTTTTTACACAAGGCGTACTCAGCTGGTAACAGCTACTGTAATTTCAGATATGCTTATCTTACAGACCTCCAGCGGAGACCAGAGTCCGGTCTATTATGAAGAGAATACCAAAGCCGTGAAAGCCCAGGAAGATTTCAATTCCTTGCAAGCTTCGGGAGATGTTGAAAAGGCTTCTTCACAGGAGCAGGTTGATGCGAAATGGAATAAGATGTGGACCAATAATGCCACTACCTTTGCAAAAGCTACAGATACAGTTGTAAATGTAGGCTCCTATAATGGGAAATATAATCAGACTTCCTCTAAATATAAGGGGACAGGAAATAATGCCATAATATCTACGAGATTCGACAACGATTTATCCGTCTTCTCATCACCCAAGGATGAACTGGGACTGGCTCGTGTAACGAGTAACCAAACCTTTACAAGGCCTGCCTATGGCACAACTAATATAGCTTCTCCCGGGAAAGCACAGGCACGTATGAACCGAGAAAAAGACTTGCTTCTTTTCGTAGATAAGATAAAGCAGGATCCGACAAACAGTAATGAAAAATATATAACCGGTGACTCATATATATTCTATATCCCTGTTTTGAAGTATAAAGTAGTTGGGGATCTTATAGTAACAGTACCGGAGGATGCCGGACAGATTAAAGATGCCGGTGAAGGTGAATATTACGATGATGATGGCTCGGGTGGCGATGGCGATGAAATATCGGAGGCCTTTGAGGAAGAAGAAAGCGATATACTGATAGAGGCAGGATATGATTATGGTCCAGGGCTTTTATATGAATCGAAATATTCAGCCTATGATGATAATTCAGACTATAAAGTGAACGATTTCATTGTTTTAAATGCGGTAGCTGCCCAGGATGCAATGATAGTCAAATCAGAGGTTGAAGATCAGCGTACAGAAGAAGGGATTGTAAAGGACGCCATAGAAACCCTTAAGGCCCTTGAGAAATGCCCGGGTACGCCTGCCCTGTGTGAATACAGAGCGTTGAATTGCAAGTATACCTTGGATACCACAAGCCTTTCCTTTAATTTAGATAAAATAGAAACAGAAAATGTATATGATGATGACGCATCTGGGACAACAGATGAATACATAACCAACAATATCGTCAATACAGACGGTGCCCATACGACATATAAGCTGCCTGAAGGATTCACATTGACATCCGGAGATGAAACATATTCCGGCTTTGGTACGGGACAGTTTCTGAAAGTGGCAGGAGCAGGTACCAGCCTTCATTTCTCCTACAATGACTGCAAGATTTATTTGACACCTACATCGAGAGTCAGGATATCCGCGGATATTTATATACCGGCAGCAACAGCACCCAATACCATGCTGTTCTCAATGGGTAGTGTGGGCTTGTATCTTCCGGCAAATACCGGCTCCCCTGCATTTATTACAAGTACGGGAGAAAAGCGGACTTCCTCAGTAAATATCCTGGGGCGTAAAGTGAAAGTAGTAGCAACCTTTAGTCTTGGGTCCTTGTATGACTGTGAATTATCCATAGATGGTACAAAGGTCATCACACAGATCACAGCGGGACTGACAGAGGCGCAGATTGCGGCCGCTGCTATTGATGAATCTATGAGAGGTGACGGGCTTAACATTGGATGCTGGGAATACAATACTTCATATGCAACGAATTTCTACACAGATAATATAGTAATTACCAGATGCGGAGGCACGCTGGAGCATACGGCAAGCTGTTATACGACCTATAAGCAGGCGAATCCGGTCTATCAGGATTTGTATAACGGTATACCGATAAAGAAAGATTCAACAAAAGTTACCTCAATCGATTGGACAGGTATATTCAACGACGGTTCCTATGGTATCGTGTCCAATTACTCCAAGCATGTCCACGAATTTTCCTGCCTGAACATAGGCAGTGAAGGATACCAGATTGCCTTGGCAGAAGCGAAAGCCGGTAATTGGACAGCTTTGAAAAAAGAGCTTGGTACAGATCTGTTTCAAAAAGTTGTTACACAATTTAATATCAATGATACCAATATACCGGAAGGAATGCTGACTAAAACCTATAATGGAAAACTGTGGGGACGCGTATACTACCATGATTCCACAACGGGTCAATATTTTGCCAATGATACAGAGGTTCTAAATACCAATAGTACATTCAAGTATTCCTGCTTAAATCAGATTCAGAATCTGAAAACAGGCTCAAAATATGAATTTATGTTATATTATCCAGAAAATGGACAAACCAACATATGGAAGCAGACGAACAGACCGCAGGATGAGCTGGAAACCAATTCTGACGGTTCACAATCGGCGGCAGGATATGAAGCAGTAGCTATTCAGATGAACGATAACTTTTGGGGAGGATTGGTCAAATCCACTTCGGGAGCTTCTTTATTGGATGGCTCCACCTATCATGATAACTGGTGGTATGCAATCGGATCCTATGCGCCTTATGTTACGGCTACCGGTATACCCGGCGGAAATAATACAATTGTAAATAAAGTGGAGTTGTGGATGGCAATTGGAACCAGCAGCGGTGTAAGCAATGTTGACAGTAATACCAGCAAGACAGCGGTTCTGGATACAGAAACGGAGAAGGTAACCCAAGTACCCACAGTCCCCTCAGGAACTGCTTATAATTTTGGTTATACTGGAAGTTATCAGATCTTTACCGCACCGACAGCAGGTACCTATACATTTGAGACCTGGGGTGCTCAGGCCAGTGGTTACTATTCTGGTCTTGGCGGGTATTCAAAAGGAAATTATACTTTAGCCTCCGGACAGCAAGTTTATATTTATGTAGGTGGTCAATACGGTTATAATGGCGGCGGTACTTCTTCCGGCAACGGTGATATTAATGCAACTACCTATGGTGGTGGTGCAACAGATATACGTGTTGGCGGTTCTTCCCTGAATAACAGAGTAATAGTGGCCGGAGGAGGAGGCGGCGGTAATTACAGTGGCAGCTGGTATAGTGGCACAGGCGGTAATTATGCATCAGCGTCATATTCCTTGGGGCAGGGACAGGATTATTCTCATGCATGCTCGAATTATGTTGGGGCAGGTGGCGGAGGATATTACGGCGGTGCAGCCAGTTCCGATGGCGCTTCTTACGGAGGCCAGGGCGGTTCCGGATATATTGGAGGGGTTACCAATGGAAGCATGACTTCCGGCACGAGAAGCGGCAATGGGTATGCTACAATAACTCTTTTATCAGGTGAAACAGTAAGCTCCTATGATACTATCATTACGAATAATACCGTACAAAATCCCACGGGAGTGGTAAAAGCAGGACAGACATACACCTACGGTTACACTGGCGGGGTACAGGCTATCACACTGCCGGCAGGAACCTATCAGCTGGAAGCCTTTGGTGCCGCCGGCGGTGGTAATACAGCAAGTGGAACCTCCAGAGGTTCCCGTGGCGGTAAAGGCGGATATACCGCAGGAACCGTAACTTTAAAAGAAACCACGACCCTTTATATCTATGTCGGTGAAAAAGGAAATACTGATACCGGTACGGCAGCCGGTGGCTGGAACGGTGGTGGAAATGCTGTCTGGGCCTCCACTACGAAAATGGGTGCCGGCGGAGGTGCCACGGACTTCCGTATAACTGCTGGTAACTGGAATGATTTTAACAGCTTAAAAAGCAGGATATTAGTGGCCGGTGGAGGCGGCGGTTCGGATGATACCGGGGAAGCATCCGGTGCTTATCATTCCAAACAGCCGGGAACTTACAGTACGCCATTGGCAAATGATAACGATGAAACCGGAGGCGCCGGAGGAGGTATTAACGGAGGAGGAGCAGTAACCAGCGGGTATGAAGCGAATTATGGATACGGTACCCAGACAGGCGGTGGAACTGCCGCAGCCGGAGGTGTTAACGGCGGCTTTGGCTATGGCGGTGCCAATACGAATTCTGCTGCGGATTACGGCGGTGGTGGCGGCGGCTACTATGGCGGTGCTTCCGGTGGAGGAGCTTACCAGGGTGGAGCCGGTGGGTCCTCTTATGTATCCGGTTATACCGGTTGCGACACCACTTACCGGGCAAATCAGAAATATGCAGCCTTTACCAACGTCACACTGCAGCAGGGAGTCAGAGCAGGAAATGGTTATGCCAGGGTTACCGTCCTTGACGTTAAGACAATACCGGAAGACAATGAGCTGTTTAACTTTATTAAGGCAAACATGAATCTGATTCCCGATAAAGTGACCACAGATGGAGTGACCATCGTTAACCCTATCTGGAATTGCAAGACCAGGAACAACACCGGAATAAGCTATACCGAACAGACCATCTTGACCTGTACAGAACCCCATCACTCTAGCGGACATTATGACTATGCCAGTGATATATGCTGGGATCCCTGCGGGAAAGATGACAACCATAAGCATACAAAGCTGGAAGTGATCGATGCCAATGGTACCAAAGTACAACAGGCTACTTATATTACCCTTGATAACTTCTTCAAGATCTATTACCCCAATGCAGGAGACTTTATGGGGAATGATTCTTATGGGATACTGCAGCCTTCTGTATACCGGGGAAAAGGTTATAAACAGGGAATGGATACCACGGAATGGACAAGAGAAAAGTATGTGAAGTTTGACTTTGATGTCCTGTATGAAAGAAGGGGAGTCTGGGAAAGCTATGCGGCAGGCAACTGGATCCCTTTAGAAATCATAGATGCCTCCACCACCAGAAAATATGCTCTGACCGGTGGGACTAAGCTTACCATTGACGGCAATACCTATGTGTTCGATCGGGCAAATGGTCTGCTGCAATGCAACGGAGGCAGTACGACCCTGATCGAAGGAAATAATATGGCGGTAATGAACGGGAAAATCTTTGTATGGAACAATGATGGTACGGTAAATGTAAGCGATCCCTGCAAGGAATACAATTTCTACTGTTTGCTGGAAAACAACGAGCATGCCTGCGTGGAGGCCCAGTTTGCCGTAGAGGGTATTAACTACGACGGGCAAAGCACAACGGAGGAGCCTTATACCGGCAATGACAGCTATGAAGAGGAGTATGACATATACTATTATGGCAATACCTATTCCACCAACAAAGACAGATTCAGTGATTTCACCTCTAATCATACGGCGGCTAAAATGGCTTATCTGGATGTAATCGGGCGTATCGGGAATCTGATCGTGGAGGATTCCGATGACATGAGGTTCAGCAATTACTTTAAGAAGTCCATCGCGGAAACCAATGAGGACTGGCTGGTGCAGGGGATAATCTCAAGAGTGGACAGCTCGATCTCAGAGCATTATCTGTCCTGGCACAGAAACACAGCCGGATATCCCCTGGCAGTAGACGTAAGAGGGGAACAGGTCAGTAAGGAAAAAGGGTATTATAATACCTGGGGTGCACAGGAATGGACCACCAAAGCAGAAAGCAACGGCTTAAGCTTGTCTGCGGATAAGAACTCCAAGTCGATCCTCCAGGCAGAACAGTTAAAGCTAGGTTATAATGTCCTTTTCGATGTCACAACCATGGGAGACTACAACCAATACCTGCAGGTTATTCCTTATTTCTACGCACTGAATAAAACAAGCGGTGAACTGACACCAGTGGATGTATATATCAACAATGACGGCAATACCCAGCCCATAAACTATTTCGGTCTTTATTCGGAATACATGGATGACAGCGGGAACTACAAGGAGGGTTATGATACCTTGGCGGACAAGCTCTATAAATATACCATGTATCTGAACTGGACCGAGGAAGCTACAAGGCGTAACTACACAGCAGGCGGAAAGGAAGCCAGTAATACGGATGCGGTAAGAGATTACTTTATTGAGCCGGTAAGGGACGCAGAAGGAGAGATTACCACCTATAAGTATCTGACGGTTCCCTTTGGAAATTTCTATAACCTGGGTACCCTGCAATGCCTGCAGCCGGGAGTCAGAGCCAGAACGTTTGTCGGCGGCAGCCAAGTATCTGCGATAAAAGAACAGGCATCAAGGCTTGGAATTACCACTAATGGTATTAACGGAGGGATAGAAACCAACTTAGATGATGAGTTTGTGAGTGAAATGTTCTATCATCAGGCACAGAGATGGCATCTCTCCATCGGCGTTCCCTCCTCTTCGACTTTTGTAGCCTACCGGGAAAAGGGAATCCACCTGGCGCCGGAGGACAACTGGTATGTGGCATCATATGTTGAAGAGGGTGTGGTAAAGACAAAGCAGTACTCAAAGGCATTTCTGACTGCAAATGTGGCTGAAAAAGAGTATGATGTAGGCACTGCCTTCCTGATTTCAGGGACAGAGTATACGATTACAAGCGAATATCAGGCAGGGAAGGAATTTAACGATAATGACGATTATGTCATCTTAATGACTGCGGACATCAAAGCAATCGGTGATGAATGGAATCTAAAGTACAGTACAGGAAACGATAATGGCTATATAACCGTGGATGGTACGACCTATACCTTTGATGGTACGATCCCCACCTTTATCGCAGCGTATGATACGAAATCCTCCCTGGTAGATATTTCAATCCAGCATACACATTAA